In Oscillatoria acuminata PCC 6304, a single window of DNA contains:
- a CDS encoding ABC transporter permease, with product MTTQKLRLPRFLRSSHGPNLSMQMMGVGLGITLMFVFIALFSPLFISWGWLTDPTEFLSHPIHDAPSWDHWFGTNRLGYDVFSRTLMGSRVAWQVVILATALSMAIGVPLGLVSGYLGGKLDRTLLFLMDTIYTLPGLLLSITLAFVVGRGIFNAAIALSIAYVPQYYRVVRNHTVSVKTELFIEAAQAMGASTWRVLSRYLFLNVIQSVPVLFTLNAADAILILGGLGFLGLGLPEQVPEWGNDLRQALDALPTGIWWTAFFPGCTMTLMVVGLSLLGEGLNEFVNPKMRQE from the coding sequence ATGACTACCCAAAAACTGCGACTGCCTCGATTCCTGCGATCGTCCCACGGTCCCAACTTATCCATGCAAATGATGGGAGTGGGATTAGGGATTACCTTAATGTTCGTGTTCATTGCCTTGTTCTCTCCCCTGTTCATCTCCTGGGGATGGCTAACCGACCCCACAGAATTTCTCAGTCATCCCATCCATGACGCGCCCTCCTGGGACCATTGGTTTGGGACCAATCGCCTCGGATATGATGTGTTCAGCCGGACCTTAATGGGGTCTCGTGTCGCATGGCAAGTTGTGATTTTAGCCACCGCCTTAAGTATGGCGATCGGGGTTCCCCTGGGATTAGTCAGTGGCTATTTAGGCGGCAAATTAGACCGGACTCTTTTATTTTTAATGGACACGATCTACACCTTGCCGGGATTGTTGCTCTCGATTACCTTAGCCTTTGTGGTTGGTAGAGGCATCTTTAACGCTGCGATCGCCCTGAGTATTGCCTACGTTCCGCAGTATTATCGGGTCGTGCGCAATCACACCGTTAGCGTTAAAACCGAACTGTTTATCGAAGCCGCCCAAGCAATGGGGGCCTCAACCTGGCGCGTCCTCTCCCGCTACCTGTTTTTAAACGTGATTCAAAGCGTCCCGGTCCTCTTTACCCTCAATGCCGCTGATGCCATCTTAATCCTGGGCGGATTAGGCTTCCTGGGATTAGGACTCCCCGAACAAGTCCCAGAATGGGGAAATGACCTCCGCCAAGCCCTCGATGCCTTACCCACCGGCATTTGGTGGACTGCCTTTTTCCCCGGCTGTACCATGACCTTAATGGTGGTAGGATTGTCCCTCTTGGGAGAAGGATTAAACGAATTTGTTAATCCCAAAATGCGGCAGGAATAG
- a CDS encoding SDR family NAD(P)-dependent oxidoreductase has protein sequence MTNNYNRGRVEGKVAWVTGGGSGIGRATAIALGQEGARVAVTDINGEKAAQTASELREKGYPILSFQLDVTEEHQWQQGLDLILTEWGKLDVLVNNTGISVAQSITDMNLAQWRQVMSVNLDGVFLGTKYGIIGMKQGKGGSIINVSSASGLKATPGASAYATSKAGVRLFSKCAALEAAQTEPRIRVNTVLPGGVMTPLWSRMEGWESFKEQAGGEAELWEKLAEDTPLKRFANPEEIALAILYLASDESQFVTGAELVIDGGFTA, from the coding sequence ATGACAAATAACTACAATAGGGGGAGAGTTGAGGGAAAAGTGGCTTGGGTTACGGGTGGGGGTTCGGGAATTGGACGGGCAACGGCGATCGCCTTGGGACAAGAAGGTGCAAGGGTTGCCGTGACTGACATTAATGGAGAAAAAGCCGCCCAAACTGCGTCAGAACTGCGGGAAAAGGGATACCCCATCCTGTCATTTCAACTGGATGTTACCGAGGAACATCAGTGGCAACAGGGCTTAGATTTAATTCTAACAGAATGGGGGAAATTAGATGTTTTAGTTAATAATACCGGAATCTCTGTTGCCCAGTCTATTACTGACATGAACTTAGCTCAATGGCGGCAAGTGATGTCGGTGAATTTAGATGGGGTATTTTTGGGGACAAAATATGGGATAATTGGAATGAAACAGGGGAAGGGGGGTAGTATTATTAATGTTTCCTCGGCCTCGGGACTGAAAGCAACCCCTGGGGCTTCAGCTTATGCTACCAGTAAAGCCGGAGTCCGTTTATTTTCCAAATGTGCCGCCTTAGAAGCTGCTCAAACTGAACCTCGGATTCGGGTGAATACAGTGCTACCCGGTGGTGTCATGACGCCCCTTTGGTCGAGGATGGAAGGGTGGGAAAGTTTTAAAGAACAAGCGGGAGGAGAAGCAGAATTATGGGAGAAATTAGCCGAAGATACCCCTTTAAAACGGTTTGCAAATCCTGAAGAAATTGCTTTAGCCATTCTGTATTTAGCTTCGGATGAATCCCAATTTGTAACGGGAGCAGAATTAGTGATTGATGGGGGATTTACTGCGTAA
- a CDS encoding glycosyltransferase family 4 protein: MKILMISCTFPYPPTLGGTHVRTFNLMKYLSQHHHVILVTQRSPDVTDAEVERLRDWVQDVVIFPSPSASEGQGSFGKVKRFAKFLGQGTPPNVLSRYSDKMQNWVDHYVESVIAKGQNSEFVITCEHSVNEIYVRPEWSGAIASVVDIHSSVYGTCRQLLETNTSENPLRDRLQLPLLQKYEQRYCSKFSGIVVTTADDEQQIHQLNPEAKISVIPNGVDLEMFPLREVDPGGHSLVFVGAMDILANIDAVRFLTLEVFPLVRLRYPDATLALVGSRPVAEVQELAEQPGVTVTGQVPSIAEYLHQATVCVIPMRTGYGIKNKTLEAMAAGTPVVASDRGLEGLNVDGPSVPLRALRANEVTEYVAEIGRLFADRRLRDQLSVNARRLVERDYTWDVAGDRYSSLLTQLSASKS; the protein is encoded by the coding sequence ATGAAAATTTTAATGATATCTTGCACCTTTCCCTATCCACCCACACTCGGGGGAACCCATGTGAGGACCTTTAACTTAATGAAATATCTGAGTCAGCACCATCATGTCATCTTAGTGACCCAGCGATCGCCCGATGTCACCGATGCGGAAGTGGAACGGTTGCGGGACTGGGTACAAGATGTGGTGATTTTCCCCTCTCCGAGTGCAAGTGAAGGACAAGGCAGTTTCGGAAAAGTGAAGCGGTTCGCCAAATTTTTGGGCCAAGGAACACCGCCTAACGTCCTGTCGCGGTACTCAGACAAAATGCAGAATTGGGTGGATCATTATGTGGAATCGGTGATTGCCAAAGGGCAGAATTCAGAATTTGTGATCACCTGTGAGCATAGTGTAAACGAGATTTATGTCCGTCCTGAGTGGTCCGGGGCGATCGCCAGTGTCGTAGATATTCACAGTTCCGTTTATGGGACCTGTCGGCAGTTGCTGGAAACCAACACTTCCGAAAATCCCCTGCGCGATCGCCTGCAACTGCCCCTCTTGCAGAAGTATGAACAACGTTACTGTTCTAAATTCTCCGGGATTGTGGTCACCACCGCAGACGACGAACAGCAAATCCATCAGTTAAATCCCGAGGCCAAAATTTCCGTCATCCCCAATGGCGTGGATTTAGAAATGTTTCCCCTTCGCGAAGTCGATCCCGGGGGACATAGCCTGGTGTTTGTGGGGGCGATGGATATTTTAGCCAATATTGATGCCGTCAGATTTTTAACCTTAGAGGTCTTTCCTTTAGTCCGCCTCCGCTATCCCGATGCCACCCTGGCCCTAGTCGGGTCCCGACCCGTGGCCGAAGTCCAGGAACTCGCTGAACAGCCCGGAGTGACCGTCACAGGTCAGGTCCCTTCGATCGCCGAATATCTGCACCAAGCGACCGTCTGCGTGATTCCGATGCGAACCGGATATGGAATTAAAAATAAAACCCTAGAAGCAATGGCCGCAGGAACTCCAGTGGTTGCCAGCGATCGCGGATTAGAAGGGTTAAACGTAGATGGACCCAGCGTTCCCTTACGGGCATTACGGGCCAACGAAGTCACCGAATATGTGGCTGAAATCGGGCGTTTATTTGCAGACAGGCGTTTACGAGACCAATTATCGGTGAATGCCCGACGACTCGTGGAACGGGACTATACCTGGGATGTGGCTGGCGATCGCTACTCCAGCTTATTAACCCAGCTATCCGCCAGCAAATCCTGA
- the sbcC gene encoding exonuclease subunit SbcC, with protein sequence MIPLELSLKNFLSYREATLDFHGLHTACICGPNGAGKSSLLEALAWSLWGNSRAGTEDDIIHSGEMDARVDFTFQTNQQIYRVIRSRQRGQSSSLEFQVATNSEDLTPNQLEHLEFRPLTEKGLRATQDKIIQHIKLDYETFTNSSYLRQGRADEFMLKRPSERKQVLATLLRLDHYDELAEQAKDRSREAKGQVQLLEQSLASLQQRLQETIAIAQNLEQVEAQILQGQESVNHQRSQLQQFQQLQLQRQNWQQQITHHQDRDRFLKDDCDRTQQELNLNHRRRQELEALLKQEGEILAGYHQYQQLQAAEEVQASKFQSYQQATQQRQQLQDQERKTLASLESQISSTQGELEYIRRQEAELLEILNKAPEVEAAIAKLQQARDRLTYLDDLHTRVKPLMTRQQTLQVELERIRTRLSARLEEIAGQIHRLEEEQDHSYVLEESLGEVAIAIDALEKKRVYQQRVREKGLERRNFMERLMAQTSDYETQLAAVTQKIQMLQVPDALCPLCDRPLDEHHWDLVIEKQKAQEQGIINQMWVLKEQLATSDREIQILRQEYRELEEELKHYNALRERRGQLQAQIDATLASRDRLQHLTLEKQQLEQALHTGSYAGELYQELQQVEHSLQQLNYNDQDRSLALNEEKRWRWGEIKQGQIQQSQRQMAQLQGRKPELEQRLAQLQAALQEQQTNSPLQQQIALLDRHLQTIGYDPQEHNRLRGALRTAQLWLGRLEELKQAQQQYPQVEQRIGELTRQLEARLGDRTVVRQQIQALHQQLQDIPDPGDRIKATEKQIQLLRSSLDSLLATKGRLQQQQQHLAALQSQSEEQRKQLETSRRQERVYRELATAFGKNGIQALMIENVLPQLEGETNQILSRLSNNQLHVQFVTQRASRGRSKKNTKLIDTLDILIADARGTRAYETYSGGEAFRINFAIRLALARLLAHRAGTSLQMLIVDEGFGTQDREGCDRLIAAINAIASEFACILTVTHMPQFREAFQARIEVSKNQNGSQLSLSI encoded by the coding sequence ATGATTCCTTTAGAACTGAGTTTAAAAAACTTTCTGAGCTATCGCGAAGCTACCCTAGACTTTCATGGGTTGCATACCGCCTGTATTTGTGGACCAAATGGTGCCGGAAAATCCTCCCTTTTAGAAGCCCTCGCCTGGTCCCTCTGGGGAAATAGTCGCGCTGGCACGGAGGACGATATTATTCATAGTGGGGAAATGGATGCGCGGGTAGATTTTACTTTCCAAACCAATCAGCAAATCTATCGGGTAATTCGTTCTCGCCAACGGGGTCAATCTAGTTCTCTGGAATTTCAAGTGGCGACGAATTCTGAGGATTTGACGCCGAATCAACTGGAACATCTTGAGTTTCGCCCTCTAACTGAGAAAGGTTTACGAGCCACTCAGGATAAAATTATCCAACATATTAAACTCGACTACGAAACCTTTACTAATTCATCTTACCTGCGCCAAGGTCGAGCGGATGAGTTTATGTTGAAACGACCCTCGGAACGAAAGCAGGTATTGGCAACCCTGCTGAGGTTGGACCATTACGATGAGTTGGCAGAACAGGCAAAAGACCGATCGCGGGAAGCCAAAGGTCAAGTCCAGTTGCTGGAACAAAGTTTAGCCTCGTTGCAGCAACGATTACAAGAAACCATCGCGATCGCCCAAAATCTGGAACAGGTGGAAGCGCAAATTCTCCAGGGTCAAGAGTCCGTGAACCACCAGCGATCGCAATTGCAACAGTTCCAACAACTCCAACTCCAGCGCCAAAACTGGCAACAGCAAATCACCCATCACCAGGACCGCGATCGCTTTCTTAAGGATGACTGCGATCGCACCCAACAAGAACTCAATCTCAACCATCGTCGCCGCCAAGAATTAGAGGCACTCCTCAAACAAGAGGGCGAAATTTTGGCGGGATATCATCAATATCAGCAATTACAAGCGGCTGAAGAAGTTCAAGCCTCCAAATTCCAATCCTATCAACAAGCGACTCAACAGCGTCAGCAGTTACAGGACCAGGAACGTAAAACTTTGGCTTCCCTGGAATCCCAAATCTCTTCCACTCAAGGGGAATTGGAGTATATTCGCCGCCAGGAAGCGGAACTGCTGGAGATTTTGAATAAAGCACCGGAAGTAGAAGCGGCGATCGCTAAATTACAACAAGCGCGCGATCGGCTTACCTATCTGGATGATCTGCATACGCGAGTCAAACCCCTGATGACCCGACAACAAACCCTACAAGTAGAACTTGAGCGCATTCGCACTCGCTTATCCGCACGCTTGGAAGAAATTGCCGGTCAAATTCATCGCCTAGAAGAGGAACAAGATCACAGCTATGTTTTAGAGGAGAGTTTGGGAGAAGTGGCGATCGCCATTGATGCCTTAGAGAAAAAACGAGTTTATCAACAACGGGTGCGGGAAAAAGGCTTAGAACGCCGCAACTTTATGGAACGGCTGATGGCACAAACTTCCGATTATGAAACCCAACTGGCAGCGGTGACGCAAAAAATCCAGATGTTACAGGTCCCGGATGCACTTTGTCCCCTGTGTGACAGACCCTTGGATGAACATCATTGGGATTTAGTGATTGAAAAGCAGAAAGCGCAGGAACAGGGGATTATCAATCAGATGTGGGTGTTGAAAGAACAACTGGCAACCAGCGATCGGGAAATCCAGATTCTGCGGCAGGAGTATCGGGAATTGGAGGAGGAGTTAAAACATTACAATGCGTTGCGGGAACGTCGCGGACAATTACAGGCTCAAATTGATGCAACTTTAGCCTCCCGGGACCGTTTACAACATCTCACTTTAGAAAAGCAACAATTAGAACAGGCTTTACATACGGGAAGTTATGCAGGGGAATTATACCAAGAACTGCAACAGGTGGAGCATTCCTTGCAACAGTTAAATTACAATGATCAAGACCGCAGTTTGGCTTTGAATGAGGAAAAACGCTGGCGCTGGGGGGAAATTAAGCAAGGGCAAATTCAGCAATCCCAACGGCAAATGGCGCAATTACAAGGGCGCAAGCCGGAGTTAGAACAACGATTGGCGCAATTACAAGCGGCATTACAGGAGCAACAAACAAACTCTCCCTTGCAACAACAGATTGCTTTGCTTGATCGCCACTTACAAACCATTGGCTATGACCCCCAGGAACATAACCGCCTCCGAGGTGCGTTAAGAACCGCCCAACTCTGGTTAGGACGACTGGAGGAGTTAAAGCAAGCACAGCAACAATATCCCCAGGTGGAACAGCGGATTGGGGAGTTAACTCGTCAGTTAGAGGCGCGACTGGGCGATCGCACTGTGGTGCGCCAGCAGATTCAAGCGCTGCATCAGCAACTCCAGGACATCCCCGACCCCGGCGATCGCATCAAAGCTACAGAAAAACAAATCCAGCTTTTGCGCTCCTCCCTGGACAGTTTACTGGCAACCAAAGGACGTCTGCAACAACAACAACAGCATCTCGCCGCCCTCCAAAGTCAGTCTGAAGAACAACGCAAACAACTGGAAACCTCTCGTCGTCAAGAACGGGTTTATCGGGAACTGGCAACAGCATTTGGCAAAAATGGTATCCAAGCGTTGATGATTGAAAATGTGCTGCCGCAGTTGGAGGGAGAAACCAATCAGATTCTGTCTCGGCTGAGTAACAATCAACTTCATGTGCAATTTGTGACTCAGCGCGCTAGTCGGGGACGCAGCAAAAAAAATACCAAATTAATTGATACCTTGGATATCTTAATTGCTGATGCCCGAGGGACGAGAGCCTATGAAACCTATTCCGGAGGGGAGGCATTTAGGATTAATTTTGCGATTCGGTTAGCATTAGCGCGATTACTCGCTCATCGTGCCGGAACTTCGTTACAAATGTTGATTGTGGATGAAGGATTTGGAACTCAGGACCGGGAAGGGTGCGATCGCTTGATTGCGGCGATTAATGCGATCGCCTCGGAATTTGCTTGCATTCTCACCGTTACCCATATGCCGCAATTTCGCGAAGCATTTCAAGCCCGCATTGAAGTCAGCAAAAATCAGAATGGTTCTCAACTGAGTCTATCCATTTAA
- a CDS encoding GAF domain-containing sensor histidine kinase, producing the protein MLNSFFLLPRVIPTVSLSNPLEHTKIEDPQKRSALLRKVIGQIWQSLELKTILQTAVDEIAAMLNLDACSFLWYFERTERVQVVCKQTRNPEFAALEGTKPLSEVGYHPLDIFGTAASAIAQGQMVISCGPLNESRTFGTMTRLIANCPVPRPPQNLSGGQENHPREGDEHHPTAAPGTMDALANLLVPVKGQEGWIGFIACLSQNPRTWSTAEVEFVQLLAQQLEIAIRQAQLYDRVQKQAQRERLVNQIVNQTRQSFDLETILTQAIAQLLEALEVDRCLIHLVEDREEGVKGDRHRETSFWNAANDVAFRREHLFEVCRHPFPSSLDDFDTHGPITQWTIAHREEVVISDVSEDPRIGKQNEEYDKAEIKSSMVMPVQANGRLHAILYINQCSRVRQWSKHDRELARAVADQLAISIQQACLYAQKSATMERESLLRLIGEHIRRTLDINTILQTSAREVRQLLGADRVAIYQFSQKTAGQIVVEESTEKICLREAVKEHDCFYQECAEQLQGGKQPPVRAVEDVYKIHNNDEHLACWQHLQVRASLSVPISRGSKVWGLLIVHECHKPRGWRTSEIELLQQLADQLAIAIHQAELYDQACTNAIAAETKAAELEQALRQLQETQAQLIQSEKMSSLGQLVAGVAHEINNPVNFIYGNLSHVDGYAQDLLELLEAYQERYPNPGPEIEEIAEEIDLNFLREDMPKVVNSMKIGADRIREIVLSLRNFSRLDQAEMKFVNLHEGIDNTLLILQNRLRAKAGHFGIELVKDYGQLPLVECYPGQLNQVLMNIITNGIDALESYNDSRTREEISQNPNRITIRTEWVKKQGHDDRIIIAIGDNGPGIPHHIKARLFDPFFTTKAVGKGTGLGLSISYQIVVEKHKGAIECISEPGQGAEFVIEIPVWQSENAIVAKPQLMAVGS; encoded by the coding sequence ATGTTAAATAGTTTTTTTTTGCTTCCCCGCGTTATCCCTACTGTCTCCCTGAGTAATCCGTTGGAACACACTAAGATAGAAGACCCTCAAAAGCGCAGCGCCTTGTTGCGAAAAGTCATCGGCCAAATCTGGCAATCTCTGGAACTCAAAACGATCCTCCAGACAGCGGTGGATGAGATTGCCGCAATGCTGAACTTAGATGCCTGTAGTTTCTTGTGGTACTTTGAGCGCACAGAACGGGTGCAAGTCGTCTGCAAACAGACCCGAAATCCCGAATTTGCAGCATTAGAAGGAACGAAACCTCTCTCTGAGGTGGGGTATCATCCCTTAGACATTTTTGGAACCGCTGCCAGCGCGATCGCCCAAGGACAAATGGTGATCAGTTGCGGTCCCCTGAACGAGTCGAGGACCTTTGGTACCATGACGCGCCTGATCGCCAATTGTCCCGTACCCCGTCCCCCCCAGAACTTGAGCGGGGGTCAGGAAAATCACCCTAGGGAAGGGGATGAGCATCACCCCACTGCTGCACCGGGGACAATGGATGCCCTTGCCAATTTATTAGTTCCCGTGAAAGGACAAGAGGGATGGATCGGCTTTATTGCCTGTCTCTCTCAGAATCCCCGCACTTGGTCAACCGCCGAGGTGGAATTTGTCCAACTGCTTGCCCAACAACTGGAAATTGCCATTCGGCAAGCGCAACTCTACGATCGCGTTCAAAAACAAGCACAAAGAGAGAGATTGGTCAATCAAATTGTTAACCAAACCCGCCAGAGTTTCGACCTGGAAACGATTTTAACCCAGGCGATCGCCCAACTGTTAGAGGCATTAGAAGTGGATCGCTGCTTGATCCACCTCGTCGAAGATCGGGAAGAAGGGGTAAAAGGCGATCGCCATCGCGAAACCAGTTTCTGGAATGCCGCTAATGATGTAGCCTTCCGCAGAGAGCATCTGTTTGAAGTCTGTCGCCACCCCTTTCCTTCTTCCCTCGATGACTTCGATACCCACGGACCCATCACCCAATGGACGATCGCCCATCGAGAAGAAGTCGTCATCTCCGACGTCAGCGAAGACCCTCGCATCGGCAAGCAAAATGAAGAATACGATAAAGCCGAGATTAAATCCTCAATGGTCATGCCGGTACAAGCCAATGGCCGACTCCATGCTATATTGTATATCAATCAATGTTCACGAGTCCGCCAATGGTCCAAACATGACCGCGAACTCGCCCGCGCCGTAGCCGATCAACTGGCGATTTCCATCCAACAAGCCTGCTTGTATGCCCAGAAAAGCGCCACAATGGAGCGGGAATCGCTCCTCCGCTTAATTGGGGAACATATTCGTCGCACTTTGGATATTAACACCATCCTCCAAACCAGTGCGCGGGAAGTGCGACAATTATTGGGAGCCGATCGCGTTGCCATCTATCAGTTTAGCCAAAAAACCGCAGGCCAAATCGTGGTAGAAGAAAGTACCGAAAAAATCTGTCTACGCGAAGCCGTCAAAGAGCATGATTGCTTTTACCAGGAATGTGCCGAACAATTGCAAGGCGGAAAACAGCCCCCAGTTCGAGCCGTGGAAGATGTGTATAAAATCCATAACAATGACGAACATCTCGCCTGTTGGCAACATTTGCAAGTCCGGGCGAGTCTGAGCGTTCCCATCTCTCGGGGGAGCAAAGTGTGGGGACTGCTGATTGTCCATGAATGCCACAAACCGAGAGGATGGCGGACTTCAGAAATAGAACTGTTGCAGCAACTGGCGGATCAGTTAGCGATCGCCATCCATCAAGCGGAATTGTATGATCAAGCCTGCACCAATGCGATCGCTGCCGAAACCAAAGCAGCAGAATTAGAACAAGCCTTACGACAACTCCAGGAAACCCAAGCACAACTGATTCAAAGCGAAAAAATGTCCAGCTTGGGTCAATTAGTCGCAGGCGTCGCCCACGAAATCAACAATCCCGTTAACTTTATCTATGGCAACCTCTCCCATGTGGATGGCTATGCTCAAGACCTGCTAGAATTGCTAGAAGCCTATCAGGAACGTTATCCTAACCCAGGCCCAGAAATCGAAGAAATTGCTGAAGAAATTGACCTCAACTTTCTGCGAGAAGATATGCCGAAAGTCGTCAATTCCATGAAAATCGGCGCTGATCGCATCCGAGAAATCGTTTTGTCCTTGCGGAACTTCTCCCGCCTAGACCAAGCTGAAATGAAATTTGTCAACCTGCATGAAGGGATTGATAACACCTTGCTGATTCTCCAAAATCGCTTGCGAGCAAAAGCGGGTCATTTTGGGATAGAGTTGGTCAAAGACTATGGCCAACTTCCCTTAGTTGAGTGTTATCCGGGACAACTCAATCAGGTGTTGATGAATATTATCACCAATGGAATTGATGCCTTAGAGAGTTATAACGATAGCCGAACTCGGGAAGAAATTAGCCAAAACCCCAACCGGATTACCATTCGGACCGAATGGGTGAAGAAACAGGGACATGACGACCGAATCATCATTGCGATCGGGGATAATGGGCCCGGAATTCCCCATCACATCAAAGCCCGATTATTCGATCCATTTTTTACCACCAAAGCAGTCGGGAAAGGCACGGGACTGGGACTCTCGATTAGTTATCAAATTGTCGTGGAGAAACATAAAGGGGCGATCGAGTGTATCTCCGAACCGGGACAGGGAGCAGAATTTGTAATTGAAATTCCGGTCTGGCAATCAGAGAATGCGATCGTTGCCAAACCCCAACTCATGGCAGTCGGTTCCTAG
- a CDS encoding GAF domain-containing sensor histidine kinase, whose amino-acid sequence MGASSEFVALCKSQVGLLSKGLGSSVSVVYLTEELAEDREAKLIPIVTYPETAVVWEENPARAIAGTEITPEIPARPTPDFPPTAIPGEPPTTGTNAPLTQGPPLVSASSQRPVTVHLVEPIRYLKPEDEPIAEGEDLAQPRQIVLPLIHEEIVMGLLVTRREDRPWTDRERMQIESIAQTIAIACILDRRQRWLSQQLRQHQRLQAEQHDLLDNLLHQVRSPLTALRTFGKLLLKRLREPDPNRDIAGSILRESDRVQELLQQMNLAIEPEEIAGVPEVQTEVPSETPMLEKRSPQLLLPAFDVEPCDILTVLEPLLISAQAIASERHLELTTQIPAELPLVLASPKALREVLSNLIDNALKYTPSGGKIYVKVGDQHQIEGVTLMATAISDTGIGIPPQDLEQLFQRYYRGVKAQSDIPGTGLGLAIARELITQMQGKIEVFSPTPPQWQDPNWQNQPSSNHPGTTFIVWLQL is encoded by the coding sequence ATGGGAGCCAGTTCAGAATTTGTTGCCCTGTGCAAATCACAGGTGGGTTTACTCTCGAAAGGGCTAGGATCCTCCGTGAGCGTGGTGTATTTGACCGAAGAACTGGCAGAAGACCGGGAAGCCAAGCTGATTCCGATTGTCACTTATCCGGAAACAGCGGTGGTGTGGGAAGAAAATCCCGCCCGGGCGATCGCCGGGACAGAGATTACCCCAGAGATTCCGGCGCGTCCCACCCCAGACTTTCCACCCACTGCCATCCCTGGGGAACCCCCGACAACGGGAACGAATGCCCCCCTGACTCAAGGTCCTCCGTTAGTTTCTGCTTCCTCCCAAAGACCCGTGACGGTTCATTTAGTCGAACCCATCCGATATTTAAAACCCGAGGATGAACCGATCGCCGAAGGGGAAGATTTAGCGCAACCCCGACAAATCGTCTTACCCCTCATCCATGAAGAAATCGTGATGGGACTGTTGGTGACGCGCCGCGAGGACCGACCCTGGACCGATCGCGAACGGATGCAGATTGAATCCATCGCCCAAACCATTGCGATCGCCTGCATTTTGGATCGGAGGCAGCGCTGGTTAAGTCAGCAATTGCGCCAACACCAACGCCTGCAAGCGGAACAACATGATTTACTGGATAACCTCCTGCACCAGGTCCGCAGTCCCCTCACCGCCTTACGGACCTTTGGAAAATTATTGTTAAAACGCCTGCGGGAACCGGACCCGAACCGAGATATTGCCGGAAGTATCCTGCGGGAGAGCGATCGCGTTCAAGAGTTGCTACAACAAATGAATCTGGCGATCGAACCGGAAGAAATCGCAGGGGTTCCGGAGGTGCAAACCGAGGTCCCGTCGGAAACCCCGATGTTGGAGAAGCGATCGCCACAATTGTTACTCCCTGCCTTTGATGTTGAACCCTGTGATATCCTGACTGTACTGGAACCCTTGCTGATTTCGGCCCAGGCGATCGCCAGCGAACGTCATCTGGAATTGACGACCCAGATCCCGGCGGAATTGCCTTTGGTTCTCGCTTCTCCCAAAGCCCTGCGGGAAGTCTTGAGCAATTTGATTGACAATGCCTTGAAATATACCCCTTCCGGAGGCAAAATTTATGTCAAAGTTGGGGATCAGCACCAAATTGAGGGGGTCACCTTGATGGCGACTGCCATTAGTGACACGGGGATCGGTATTCCCCCCCAAGACTTAGAACAGTTATTTCAACGATATTATCGCGGAGTCAAAGCTCAGAGTGATATTCCTGGGACGGGATTGGGATTGGCGATCGCCCGCGAATTGATCACCCAAATGCAAGGGAAAATCGAAGTCTTTAGTCCAACTCCCCCCCAATGGCAAGATCCCAATTGGCAAAACCAGCCCAGTTCCAATCATCCGGGGACAACCTTTATTGTTTGGTTGCAACTCTAA
- a CDS encoding DUF3155 domain-containing protein, whose translation MARRRKRKSRRRQEGRRILEHVPQYSIESGEDKPVTAARKFIKAEGIVPPALLLVKRNEHTTDRYFWAEKGLFGAQYVEENHFLFPSLKFFESKAEIPPVALSVR comes from the coding sequence TTGGCAAGGAGACGTAAGCGTAAGAGCCGTCGCCGCCAAGAAGGGCGCAGGATTTTAGAGCACGTGCCTCAGTATAGTATCGAGAGCGGTGAAGATAAGCCAGTCACAGCCGCCCGTAAATTCATCAAGGCAGAAGGCATCGTGCCACCGGCTTTGTTGTTAGTTAAGAGAAACGAGCATACCACGGATCGATACTTCTGGGCAGAAAAAGGATTGTTCGGTGCTCAATATGTAGAAGAAAATCATTTCTTATTCCCGAGCTTAAAGTTTTTTGAGAGCAAAGCAGAAATACCCCCCGTGGCTTTATCAGTCCGGTAA